TCGGGTCGTGGCTGCACGGCGCCGCGGCCACCACCGTCTCGCGCGGCGGGCCGATCGTGGCGGGCCAGGTCGCGGGGGCGGTGGCCGACGTGGTGCGGGCCCTGCCCGCGCCCCTGAGCAGTCCCTGAGCCGTCGGGTGGAAGGATGGACCCGATGAGCCTTCCGCACGACGCACGGCGCGCCGAGATCGTCGTCGACCTGGCGGCGGTCCGACACAACGTGCGCCGGATCGCCGACGAGGTCGGCCCCGACGTGGCGCTCATGGTCGTGGTCAAGGCCGACGCCTACGGCCACGGCATGGTGCCCGTCGCCCGGGCCGCCCGCGAGGCGGGGGCACCCTGGCTGGGCGTGGCCACCCTCGACGAGGCGCTGGCCCTGCGCGAGGCCGGCGACACCGGCCGGCTGCTGGCCTGGCTGACCGTGCCCGGCGAGGACTGGGCGGCCGCGGTGGCCGCCGACGTCGACGTGACGGCGTACACCACCGCCGAGCTCGACCACCTCGTCGACGCCGTCGCCCGCGCCGGCCGCCCGGCCCGCCTGCAGCTCAAGATCGACACCGGCCTCAACCGCGGCGGCTGCGCCCCCGCCGACTGGCCGGCGCTGGTCGCCGCCGCGCGCGCCGGCCAGGACGCCGGCCACTGGCGCGTCACCGGCATCTGGTCGCACCTGGCCGCCTCCGACGACCCCGACCACCCCGCCAACCCCGCGCAGCAGCGGGTCTTCCGCGAGGCGCTCGACGCCGCCGAGGCGGCCGGGCTCGAGCCCGAGGTGCGCCACCTGGCCAACTCGGCCGCGGCGCTGCTGCAGCCGGAGTCCCGCTT
The Nocardioides marinisabuli genome window above contains:
- the alr gene encoding alanine racemase; translation: MSLPHDARRAEIVVDLAAVRHNVRRIADEVGPDVALMVVVKADAYGHGMVPVARAAREAGAPWLGVATLDEALALREAGDTGRLLAWLTVPGEDWAAAVAADVDVTAYTTAELDHLVDAVARAGRPARLQLKIDTGLNRGGCAPADWPALVAAARAGQDAGHWRVTGIWSHLAASDDPDHPANPAQQRVFREALDAAEAAGLEPEVRHLANSAAALLQPESRFDLVRVGLASYGLDPAPGHTPDLGLHPAMTATATVAMTKRLAPGDGVSYGHTWIADQPVTVGLLPVGYADGVPRHAGNTAEVGVAGTRRPVRGRVCMDQLVVELAGPGEEPAVGAGDRVVLFGAAPDPTAQDWAEACGTISYEIVSRIGGRFARRWVDSEEQS